A region of Lycium barbarum isolate Lr01 chromosome 1, ASM1917538v2, whole genome shotgun sequence DNA encodes the following proteins:
- the LOC132620369 gene encoding uncharacterized protein LOC132620369: protein MSQNSGIINENVICNCGNSCNVRTSRTVNNLGRRFFGCKMPKDKGGCGYFKWIDPSLEVELLKEKLKEVEEEMYTLKYKMKELGGKFDSLKQKLKEIKQERDCAKAKFNRLVVVVLCFFTCKNYLWVV, encoded by the exons ATGTCACAAAATTCAGGGATTATAAATGAAAATGTTATTTGTAATTGTGGTAATTCTTGTAATGTAAGAACTTCGAGAACAGTTAACAACCTAGGTCGTAGATTTTTTGGTTGTAAGATGCCAAAA GATAAGGGTGGATGTGGCTATTTTAAATGGATTGATCCATCTCTAGAGGTTGAGCTTTTGAAGGAGAAGCTTAAAGAGGTTGAAGAAGAGATGTatacattgaaatataaaatGAAGGAACTTGGAGGCAAGTTTGATTCATTGAAACAAAAATTGAAGGAAATTAAGCAAGAGAGGGACTGTGCAAAAGCCAAATTCAACAGGCTTGTCGTTGTTGTTCTATGTTTTTTTACTTGCAAAAATTATCTTTGGGTAGTCTAA
- the LOC132598458 gene encoding coatomer subunit beta'-1-like: MPLRLEIKRKLAQRSERVKAVDLHPTEPWILASLYSGTICIWNYQTQTMAQSFEVTELPVRSAKFIARKQWIVAGADDMFIRVLNYNTMDKVKVFEAHTDYIRCVAVHPTLPYVLSSSDDMLIKLWDWEKGWVCTQIFEGHSHYVMQVTFNPKDTNTFASASLDRTIKIWNLGSPDPNFTLDAHLKGVNCVDYFTGGDKPYLITGSDDHTAKVWDYQTKSCVQTLEGHTHNVSAVCFHPDLPIIMTGSEDGTVRIWHSTTYRLENTLNYGLERVWAIGYMKGSRRVVIGYDEGTIMVKLGREVPVASMDNSGKVIWAKHNEIQTINIKSVGTDYEITDGERLPLAVKELGTCDLYPQSLKHNPNGRFVVVCGDGEYIIYTALAWRNRSFGSALEVVWSSDGEYAVRESTSRIKIFSKNFQEKKSIRPTFSAEHIYGGTLLAMCSNDFICFYDWIECRLIRRIDVNVKNLYWADSGDLVAVASDSSFYILKYNRDVVSAHLDSGRSVDDQGVEDAFELLYEINERVRTGIWVGDCFIYNNSSSRLNYCVGGEVTTMFHLDRPMYLLGYLANQSRVFLIDKEFNVVGYTLLLSLIEYKTLVMRGDWDRANEVLPSIPKAHHNSVARFLESRGMIEEALEVATDADYRFELAIQLGNLEIAKEIAVVAQNESKWKQLGELAMSAGMLEMAEDCLKHANDLSGLLLLYSSLGDAEGIAELASFAKEQGRNNVAFLCLFLLGKVEECVQLLVDSNRIPEAAFMARSYLPSKVSEIVAIWRKDLNKVNQKAAEALADPEEYPNLFEHWQIAHAVEARVAEQRGVYPPAADYGNYADRPTSNLVEAFSNMRVDEEEPLENGELDHEVVEQNGDEVQEQGQDGTQQESQEEAVVVDADSNDGAVLVNGNEAEKEWVLTPRH, encoded by the exons ATG CCTCTAAGATTGGAGATTAAG AGGAAACTAGCTCAAAGATCAGAAAGGGTAAAGGCTGTGGATCTACATCCTACAGAGCCATG GATATTGGCAAGTTTATATTCAGGGACCATTTGCATCTGGAACTACCAGACCCAG ACAATGGCACAATCTTTTGAAGTTACTGAATTACCAG TAAGATCAGCGAAATTTATAGCACGCAAGCAGTGGATTGTTGCTGGTGCCGATGACATGTTTATTCGTGTATTGAATTATAATACCATGGATAAGGTCAAAGTATTTGAGGCACACACAGATTATATTAGGTGTGTGGCTGTTCATCCTACTTTACCATATGTGCTGTCATCATCTGATGACATGCTTATAAAGCTCTGGGACTGGGAGAAGGGATGGGTATGCACTCAAATTTTTGAGGGTCATTCCCATTATGTGATGCAAGTCACATTTAATCCAAAAGACACCAATACTTTTGCTAGTGCATCTCTTGATCGGACTATAAAG ATTTGGAACCTTGGATCTCCTGACCCTAACTTTACGCTGGATGCCCATCTGAAAGGGGTTAATTGTGTTGACTATTTCACTGGTGGTGATAAACCTTATCTCATTACTGGTTCTGATGATCACACTGCTAAG GTCTGGGACTATCAGACAAAAAGTTGTGTCCAAACTCTTGAAGGTCACACACACAATGTGTCTGCTGTATGTTTTCATCCAGATCTTCCTATTATAATGACGGGGTCTGAAGATGGTACTGTTCGTATTTGGCATTCAACTACTTACAG ACTCGAGAACACGTTGAATTATGGTCTTGAAAGAGTTTGGGCTATTGGTTACATGAAAGGTTCAAGAAG GGTTGTAATTGGTTATGATGAGGGAACCATTATGGTAAAACTTGGTCGAGAGGTACCCGTTGCTAGCATGGATAATAGTGGAAAAGTCATATGGGCCAAGCACAATGAGATTCAAACTATTAACATCAAGAGTGTGGGGACGGATTACGAG ATTACTGATGGAGAAAGATTGCCTTTGGCGGTCAAGGAATTGGGAACTTGTGACCTATACCCACAA AGCTTAAAGCATAACCCAAATGGAAGGTTTGTCGTTGTTTGTGGAGATGGAGAGTATATCATATATACTGCTCTGGCGTGGAGAAATAGGTCATTTGGCTCAGCTCTGGAAGTTGTTTGGTCGTCTGATGGAGAATACGCTGTGAGAGAAAGTACTTCAAGGATTAAGATTTTCAGCAAAAATTTCCAG GAGAAGAAGAGCATCCGGCCTACTTTCTCTGCTGAGCACATCTATGGGGGTACCTTATTGGCAATGTGCTCAAATGATTTCATTTGCTTCTACGATTGGATTGAGTGCAGGTTGATACGACGAATTGATGTTAATGTCAAA AACCTCTACTGGGCTGACAGTGGTGATCTGGTGGCTGTTGCTAGTGATTCTTCATTCTACATACTTAAGTATAAT CGTGATGTTGTTTCTGCACATTTAGATAGTGGAAGATCTGTAGATGACCAAGGTGTTGAAGATGCCTTTGAACTTCTTTATGAGATAAATGAACGGGTCAGAACTGGAATTTGGGTTGGAGATTGTTTCATTTACAATAATTCTTCTTCGAGACTGAACTACTGTGTAGGCGGCGAG GTGACCACGATGTTTCACTTAGACCGACCCATGTACCTGCTGGGATATCTCGCTAATCAAAGTAGGGTTTTCCTGATTGACAAAGAGTTCAA TGTCGTGGGATATACTTTACTACTCAGCTTGATCGAGTACAAGACACTTGTGATGCGTGGTGACTGGGACAGAGCAAATGAGGTCTTACCATCAATCCCTAAGGCTCACCATAACAG TGTTGCTCGTTTCTTGGAATCACGAGGAATGATTGAGGAAGCATTGGAAGTTGCTACTGACGCTGACTACAGATTTGAACTTGCCATACAGTTGGGTAACTTAGAGATTGCAAAG GAAATTGCTGTAGTAGCACAGAACGAATCCAAATGGAAGCAGTTGGGTGAACTAGCAATGTCTGCTGGAATG CTGGAGATGGCAGAGGATTGTTTGAAGCATGCTAATGACTTGAGTGGTTTACTGCTGCTTTATTCTTCATTAGGAGATGCTGAAGGAATTGCTGAACTAGCATCATTTGCCAAAGAGCAGGGAAGAAACAATGTTGCATTCCTTTGCCTGTTCCTCTTGGGTAAAGTGGAGGAGTGTGTTCAGCTGTTGGTTGACAG CAATCGGATACCTGAGGCTGCATTTATGGCAAGATCTTATCTTCCAAGTAAGGTTTCTGAAATAGTTGCAATTTGGAGGAAGGACCTCAATAAG GTTAACCAGAAAGCAGCAGAAGCTTTGGCTGATCCTGAAGAATATCCTAACCTTTTTGAGCACTGGCAAATTGCACATGCTGTTGAAGCCAGAGTCGCAGAGCAAAG GGGTGTATACCCACCAGCAGCAGATTATGGAAATTATGCTGATAGACCAACTTCCAACCTTGTAGAAGCTTTCAGCAACATGAGAGTCGATGAAGAAGAACCCCTTGAAAATGGAGAATTAGACCACGAG GTTGTGGAACAGAATGGTGATGAGGTGCAAGAACAGGGACAAGATGGCACTCAACAAGAGAGCCAAGAAGAGGCTGTTGTGGTAGATGCTGACTCTAATGATGGTGCAGTACTCGTCAATGGAAACGAGGCTGAAAAAGAGTGGG TACTTACACCACGTCACTAG
- the LOC132598472 gene encoding nuclear pore complex protein NUP50A-like: protein MGDAESLQPSKKRAAVKELARDNPGLDDDNESSEQESGTFKKASDEVMASGRIVKVRKTASTTTTPSNPLAAIQLVPPANTSTTPAVTTTEAGNGTTISEKPEDSNDQSEAIKKEETDLSKEADHEKETDENSKLPESKTNESKADVNVDKEKVGSPNGPNAPESAEKKAAESEKIKDDTEAGRVVEKSTNGIEVEGNKSENEEEKHVGDGKNEKGAKTASFSSFQQLCSSQNAFTGLAGTGFSNTTFSFGASSKEGSPLGFGSESGAGSGSLFGVKSDQSFFGLSLPTNENASGSSSVKKSEGTGFPSMQEVSVETGEENEKAIFTADSVLFEFFNGGWKERGKGELKLNVSSTGTGKARLVMRTRGNYRLILNANLYPEMKLTSMDKKGITFACVNSAGDGKEGLSTIALKFKDASTVEEFRAAVTEHKDKVAGSLKTPQNSP, encoded by the coding sequence ATGGGGGATGCAGAATCTCTTCAACCATCAAAGAAAAGGGCCGCTGTAAAAGAACTAGCACGAGATAATCCTGGTcttgatgatgataatgagtcaTCTGAGCAGGAGAGTGGAACTTTCAAGAAAGCAAGTGATGAGGTGATGGCAAGTGGAAGAATTGTCAAAGTTCGTAAAACAGCATCGACTACAACTACTCCTTCTAACCCTTTAGCGGCGATCCAATTGGTTCCACCTGCTAATACTAGTACAACTCCTGCTGTGACCACAACTGAAGCAGGGAACGGGACAACAATTTCCGAGAAACCAGAAGACTCAAATGATCAAAGTGAGGCAATTAAAAAGGAAGAAACAGATTTGAGTAAGGAAGCTGATCATGAAAAGGAAACTGATGAAAACTCTAAGCTACCAGAAAGCAAGACCAATGAATCAAAAGCTGATGTGAATGTTGACAAGGAGAAAGTTGGTAGTCCTAATGGACCTAACGCACCTGAATCTGCTGAAAAGAAGGCAGCGGAAAGTGAGAAAATCAAAGATGATACCGAGGCAGGCAGAGTAGTGGAGAAGAGTACAAATGGCATAGAAGTGGAAGGCAATAAGTCTGAGAATGAAGAGGAAAAACATGTGGGCGATGGGAAAAATGAAAAGGGTGCCAAAACTGCATCTTTTAGCTCGTTTCAACAGCTCTGCAGTAGCCAAAACGCTTTCACGGGACTTGCAGGAACTGGGTTCTCCAATACTACATTCTCATTTGGAGCTAGTTCAAAAGAGGGATCTCCACTAGGATTTGGTTCTGAATCAGGGGCTGGTTCTGGTTCTCTCTTTGGAGTAAAAAGCGACCAGTCATTTTTTGGTCTTAGTCTTCCTACTAATGAAAATGCTTCAGGGTCATCTAGTGTTAAAAAGAGTGAGGGAACTGGATTTCCTTCCATGCAAGAGGTTTCTGTTGAAACAGGGGAGGAGAATGAAAAGGCAATCTTTACAGCCGACTCTGTGCTCTTTGAATTTTTTAATGGAGGGTGGAAGGAGCGTGGAAAGGGAGAACTGAAGCTCAATGTTTCTTCAACTGGAACTGGTAAAGCTAGACTTGTTATGAGAACCAGAGGGAATTACAGGTTGATTTTGAATGCTAACCTTTATCCTGAAATGAAGCTCACAAGTATGGATAAAAAAGGCATCACTTTTGCTTGTGTGAATAGTGCTGGTGACGGGAAAGAGGGACTTTCAACAATTGCTTTGAAGTTCAAGGATGCCTCTACTGTTGAGGAGTTTCGAGCTGCTGTGACGGAACATAAAGATAAGGTGGCAGGCTCTTTGAAGACACCACAAAATTCTCCTTAA
- the LOC132620437 gene encoding thionin-like protein 2 has product MELKKLRAFVLVLVAFGVFIGQSRASITSFRDCYSKCFVFCLIEPSQNLCTCTSRCLKECIFNTDPGNSTSIASSKNDISRQPDSKNLNFCKLGCAFSTCSALSTKHQPNGGKMNDCVGSCSRMCTKNYSSP; this is encoded by the exons ATGGAGTTAAAGAAGTTAAGGGCTTTTGTTTTAGTGTTAGTGGCCTTTGGGGTGTTTATAGGACAGTCCAGAGCCTCTATTACCTCTTTTAGAGATTGTTATTCGAAATGCTTTGTGTTTTGCTTAATTGAACCTTCTCAGAATCTATGCACTTGCACTTCTAGATGCTTAAAAGAATGCATCTTTAATACTGATCCAGGTAACAGTACTTCTATTGCCAGTTCAAAAAATGATATCAGCCGTCAACCAGACAGTAAGAACCTTAACTTCTGCAAGTTAGGTTGTGCTTTCTCTACATGTTCTGCTCTCAGCACAAAACATCAACCTA ATGGTGGAAAAATGAATGACTGCGTTGGATCCTGCTCAAGAATGTGCACCAAGAACTACTCGTCACCATAG